The window AGACAGTCTGACCAAATGCAGAGCAAGCACTGGACTAGGACTGAGGAGATCTGCTTTTGTTCCTGGGTCTGCCAGTAGCCTGCTGGGTAACCTACATGcagtttcttcctctctttgtgcctcagtttcacTACCTGAGAAGTTAAGATAATGGTGCTGTCCTTTTAGTAAAGTGCTTTGACATTTATGGAGAAAAAGCATAGTGTAATAGCCAGGAATTTATTGTTAGCTTTTTTTCGTGCTCTCTCCAATTTTCTCTTGTAATGCAATGAAGTAAACACACAAAATTCTGTCTTCTTTGAAATCAGTAGGAGTTTTACTGGATTTAAATGGTGCCAGAATTTCTTCTGAGTGAATGAGAAAAGTTGTGCTCCTTTCTAGACAGTGCTAATAGCAATTCTTGCTCAAAGAAATGTATACTATCCCTCTACCTGTGAAATGTCTGCACTTTTGTTTGAAAGGTGGAAAGTAAACAAGCAATAACTCCGAGAGGAACAAGGTAacaatttttaatgcaaattctGCATATGAACCTCTCCTAGAAGATATTTATAATGCAACAGCATGCATACTAATAATACTAGTACTTGACTGAAATTTCCCATACTATGATTTTCACATAAACATTTACCAAAAATAtgttagtttgtttttattatttcaaagcaGTTCCTAAGGTGCAAATTGTAGCTTAGGCAATTTTGATGtgtcctttaaaaaatgtatgtgCTTCTTTTATCTTAGGTGGTCTTTGTTACCAGTCGGATACATAATTTACTCATTCatattagtttttaaaaaagctttggAGAGAGATCCAGAAAAGCTCACATATTGTAcactttttcccctttgaaagATTTTGAGAAGAGCAGTTCCCCCTGACAGAGTGgtttaaaccatttttttcctattctgaaCTTTGTATTGCATTGTAACACAGTACTGACTGGAACTCTTAATATGCCAAATCCCGTAGTACTTATCCCAGCAAATCTTCTCCTGGAGACTCCTGTGGGCCCTAACTCCAGATATAGGATTTGGTTCTATAAATAGTCACAGCAGTTCAAATAATGAGTTTAAATGGTAAATATAAAACCCTTCAGACAATATAAAGGCAATAGATCTAGTAGTGCACAAATGCAAAAACATTCTAATTGGAATATAGTAATGTAAAGAAGTTTCACTCAGCTAATCTGGTAATTTGAATAAAAACTTTATATACAACACCAACCCCTCTCCAAGGATACCACCAGTTCAGTAGACTTTCCATTCATTCACTAATCACACCATGTGTTAATTTAACCATCAGCAGCATTTGAACTGAACAGTTCCCATAGAGGCTTTTGTAGGGGAGTCCCCAGCCAATCCTCCCTGGGGAAGCTTTCTGTTTGTATATGTACACGATTTTTATAAAATCTGACATTCTCCACAGGCAAACATTTGCTCTTCTGAAATACATTGTGGCCAGAAGCACAGGTCATTCTTGGAGTGATGGGTCCAGAAAAGGAGATGATCTCCATCTCTCCTACAGGGGCTGGCTTTTTTTCATCCCTCAGTTCAAACACCACATCATACTAGAAAGAAATCTCATGCTGGGGGGTAGAGAGAATATCTGTTCCTTTTAACTGTGCTACCCCTACACTTCCTTTTAGTGTGAAACAGTTTGTTTATTTGGCAGATATGAGACTACCTTATGCACACTGCCCCAACAGTCAGTAATGAAAAATGCACAGAATTGTTTATCCACAGCATTCTTAAAGGACGTGATAACGCCACCCAGCATGCATTTATATGTTCTAGGTTTCTTCATGgccatttctttgtttttcttctaacattATACATTGCCTTTTCTTGCAGTTATATGCAAATGTAAATAATATGAAGTTGATTTCCAAATCTTCAACATTATGCTGAGgatgaaatttcttttcttctgcaaattaCAAAATCAGATATCCTGATCTATCATTTACCTCCTGATTTTTTCACTGATAGCTAGAGTAcatgattttttaattgttgGCTTTTTTCATAGTAACTCATTTTTTCAAattccaaatatttcttttaaaacagatacTAATAGGTAGGGTTTTGCATGGTTGTTTGCTGTCTATAGGTTTTACATGCGGATTGTCAGACAGATGAGACTGCATGACTGACTTCTAGCCATGCAGTTTCACATGACCACACATTTGCctttcagcttctctttccttttctgctgcttgctttttttgccATCAATTTGTAAACTCACAGTCCTGCGTTTCTCTAGGTTTAGCAATTCTTGGAATAACTCTTTCACGTTGTGGTTCAGCTTGGCCGAGGTCTCCATGAAGGCACATTTCCACTTCTTAGCCATGGCTTCTCCTTCACTGCTGTCCACCTCTCGGTTTTGGTTCTCGTCATTTTTGTTCCCCACCAGCATTATTGGAATGCTTTCTACATCTCCTTTAATCTGACATATTTGTTCATAGATGGGTTTGAGTTCCTCCAAGGACTGTCGGCTGGTGATAGAGTAAACCAAAATGAACGCATGTCCTTTAGAAATAGAAAGACGTTGCATGGCTGGAAATTGATGGCTCCCTGTAGTGTCTGTTATCTGCAAAGTGCATATGCTCTTATCACAGCTGATCACCTGCCGATAGGTGTCTTCAATGGTAGGGATGTAGCTCTCTCTGAAAGTGCCCTTCACAAATCTCAAGACCAAAGAGCTTTTGCCTACTCCTCCAGCTCCAAACACGACAACCCTGTAATCATTGCTTTGCTCAGGCATGTTTCTCAGTGTGCCTGTTGCTCAGAGGGGAAAatctaagaaagaaaattgcaaaaACAACAAGGCAGACATTAATACAGGTACATGTGGAGAGTGCACTTTGTGATATCTTTCCTGATAAGAGAAATGAATGCGATGTAAGTGATGGCATACTAGTTGTAATAATTTAAGGATTATTAAGGGTTACAAGATTATTTACTTCAGTAGTAAATTTAGGATTTGCAATCCAGCCTGGACTGGTAATAAAAGATCATCTTCATCGCTTCACGACTTACTTTAAATTAACATTGTGAGTTTCAGTATTCTTCCTACGGGACTAATATCCCCAGAAACAAAAAGCTGCATCTGAGAAATGGTATTTCAGCAAGGCCAAGGGCCTGAAGAAATTGTAGAAGCTGAATTACTCTTCTGTCTCTAAAACAAGTGTCCTCAAATCATTGTTAAAACACACTGGTATAGATGTGTATGACAGTCAATGACTCTAAACATGCCATCTCTTCGGTAGTTAGGGAATTTTTCTCCACTACAACTGGATAACACTCCTGAGTGATATCTAAGATGTATTTGTAGCTTATTCAGCAACAGTACCAagttatgttttggttttgactcTGTGGGAGTGCCTGATGCACTTCAATGTGATTTTCCCACTTGCATTTCAGGTCAAAGAGTACTTTTTGGTACACTGAGATTGTTCATGTTCAGTCTGCCTTTTCATTCTAATCTTTATTTCACAACAGATGATATTTGACTGGACACATGCTACACTTATCAAAAAGGTTGTGCAGGCATCTTCACAACATTTTAAAGTGGCTTATATTGCCAAGGTTGGCAAATGCATATGTCAAAGGTCACAAAATTCTGTGATCCCTGAAGTCAATTCCCCTTGACAAAACCTGTCTGTAAACAGTAGGACCACAAATATTGTCATCATTattaaataacagaaattatAAAACTTTCACAGCATTGCAAGCTGTAGTTCTTTTAGAATTCATTGAAATAAATGTGAAGATGAATTTGTCCTCCCATCAGTAGCAGCTCATTAGGTACACAGCATGTACAAGTCTCTTTTTATATTTAGAGATATTTAAGCAAATAGAGACTAAAAATTGAATCCTAAAAGTTGAAGAGAGTCTAGGATATTGTTACTTTTCAGACCAAAGCTAGATATGTAAAAAGTGCGTGTGGAAGAAACTGCAAAATGTGCTGCACCTGTATTTGTTCTTAGGAAAATGGTCTTATTTGCTAGGGAACCACGTCCAAGTGCCCTAATGGTGCCAGGTGCTTGAATTTGTCTGTTGCAATGTTGCCTGGGCAGCAGCTAATCCAGAACAACCCAAAGGGGTTTCTTACTGAATAAGGAAAGCCTTCAAGCTATTTCTTCACTGCAGGAGAAGGAGTGAATGCATTGAGGGGCAGGATTTTTAAGTTACCCTTTACCTGTCTAGCATGGGGAGAATAGGAGTGATGCTGTAGAGGTGTAGATGTGAGTGGAGCCCCCACGACCTTATCCCAGTTGCCAGCCCACACTGAATTTTGTGCTTCTGCATCTTTGATGCTGTTGCTGCCTGTGCCAGTTATATTAAAGCTATGGCTACCCATGCTGCACTaatgtcttcattttgctgttcAAGCATACCCTGATTTTGTTATCCTTCTTGTCCAGAGCATTCTATTCTGTCCTAATTCTAATGTCTGAGTAAGCTGAAAACATCTGTCTTTACATAATGTGTTGGATGAAGGAGTTGTACTTCCTCATCTGCCCCACTGTAGGCAGAATAACCAGTGCAACTGGGGATGCTGATCCTGAGGCAAAGCAGGGAGCTGTCACAGCCCTGCCTACCCATCCTGGCTTCAGGCAGAAGGCAGCTTCACCCCTTCCATCTCTCCTACACGGCAGTCACTGTCACTCTGAGAGACCTGTTTAAATATAGGAAAGATTGATAAATAAGAGCGTTCAACCTGAGGTACTGAAGCAAAATTGTTTCTCTGACAGCAGAACTGAAGCAATGGAAAGAAGAGTAGTCTCAGAAAACACTGATGTATGTGTTTATGTAAGAGAGAAAGCCCTCTGAGGAACAAGGAAAATGGGCAAGCAGCTCATGCTGTcgagaaaacaaacaaaaccaaagttgCTAGCAAGAAATGAGAGCAGAGGAAGCTAGCAGGACACTGTTCCACTGAGAATAAACCTATACCTAAGAGCTGCAAATATGCAAATTCAGAACAGTTGTACAGCTTATAGTTGTGGGTGACTGCAGAGAATGAGCTACCATAAGAATTATAGTTTAATAATTTTTGTGAGCAAAAAGGCAAGAGAGAATAACATGGCTATTTCACCTCAGAAGCTGCTTAAGCATTGCTCAATCAGATAGTATGTAGCCTAGGAACAATGGGATGATGAGACAAAATGCACCATGAaaatttttactgtgaaaatcGGAGAAATACAGAGTAGagaaatagaattttaaaagctaGCTGAGTGTACTCCTGGTTTATTAAACTTCATGCTTTAAGCATACTCAGAAATCTCCAAGAGAACTGGCACATATGGTTGCCCAAAAGTTAGAACAAATTGAAATGTGGCACTTAATGGCATGAAGTATTAAGCATCGGAAAAGCTTCTAAGGGAACCTGAAATGGCATGGCAACAGTCTTCAAATACATAGTAAGTTGTTGCAAAGAGGGAGAGTGTACATCTGTGGTGGGAAAAAATGGAACTAATGGGCTTACATTGTGGAAGAGTTTCACATTAGACAATAGGAAAACTTTATAGTGGTAAGAAAAGCACACCTATTGCTTAGGGAGATTTTGCAGACTGTCTTTTGAAATGACCAGAGTCACAGGACAATTCAGGTTGGAATGGACCCAGCACCCTGGGTCAGCCATGAGACCAGACAGGGTTGTTCTGTCCTGTCAGGGTTTTAAAAACTCCAACAtttcccacagcctctctgggcaaactCTTCCACTGCTAAATTACCCTCAGTGTGATTTTTTCACACCTATATCTAGTCTGAACTCATATGAGTTGTGTTTCAACTCATACCTGTCATCTCTCCTCCCACCGTCCATCGCTGTGAAGAGTTTGACTCCATCTTCTTGTCGGCTTTCCTGTAGGTTTCGGGGGGCTGCTGCCTGGTGCCCCCCGACCCGTGCCTTCCGCAGGCTGAGCCAGCCCTGGTCCCTGCAGGGCAGGgcagtgctgcagccctggaCAGACACCTCGGTGCCCTCGTCTGGGCTTGCTCCGCTTTATTGACGGGTTTCCTCTGCCGGGGCTGCCAAACGCGGCCCGACTACACAGCGGTTGTCTCACGAGCGCTGAGCAGAGGGGGATTCTCACCTCCCTGGACCGACTGGCCACGCTCCTGCTCGTACAGCCCAGGACACGGCGGGCCTTCCTTGCAGCCGGGGCCACTGCTGGCCCTGCCCAGCTCGCTGCCCGCCGTGGCCCAGGGCCTTCTCCGCAGAGCAGAGATGCTCCCCAGCCCCGGTGGCTGCAAGGGAGCAGCAACATTAGCAGCTGATTAGTCTGTCCCACGTGCAGGTCTCTTAGTCCTAAAGATCCTCAGTTTTACCAGGATAAACAATAcagattatttaattttttgtccCGCTCAggagcaaacaaaacaaaaagctcgTGCAAGGTTTTTTGATCATACCAGAGAAAGGCTTCCCTAAATAATTTTTACCATGTGTTTGTATTCTCTGTGTGAATCTGGTCAGAGATTCTCCTGCAGTGAAAATCATTCTCTGTGACTGTGGTGCACTTGCACCCAGTTGTGCATTTGTTAATACTTTTCATACCACCTTATTAgtgtattgatttttctttgtcttaaaATATGTTAACTAAAAcacacaacaggaaaaaataaagtactACATTGTTTCATCAGTTTTCAATATTCTGGACAAAGTGGGTATGGAAAAATTAACTTGAAAGAAGTCTGACTTTTCAGATGTACAATGTCAACTCTGATTCATACTTTAAGAACCTGTCTGTTTCATAATCTGCACGCAGAAAACAGCAGTTGCTTTTTACAGTTTAGAACTGACTTATTCTGGAGTTTGTGTGTAATAAAGCCTCATTTGCTGCCTTTGCTACTTTCATGAACGACATCACCGAAAATT is drawn from Haliaeetus albicilla chromosome Z, bHalAlb1.1, whole genome shotgun sequence and contains these coding sequences:
- the DIRAS2 gene encoding GTP-binding protein Di-Ras2 — its product is MPEQSNDYRVVVFGAGGVGKSSLVLRFVKGTFRESYIPTIEDTYRQVISCDKSICTLQITDTTGSHQFPAMQRLSISKGHAFILVYSITSRQSLEELKPIYEQICQIKGDVESIPIMLVGNKNDENQNREVDSSEGEAMAKKWKCAFMETSAKLNHNVKELFQELLNLEKRRTVSLQIDGKKSKQQKRKEKLKGKCVVM